In the genome of Hugenholtzia roseola DSM 9546, one region contains:
- the nhaC gene encoding Na+/H+ antiporter NhaC, whose product MTDFADTAPSSSANAPKTAPRPSLGLSLLPIVVLIFFLTLNVIVFGDNATSGANQIALLIAGAVAGLGAWYLRLSWSDIMEGITNSVNSALPAVLILLFIGSLAGTWMLSGIVPALIYYGLEILSPKIFLVASVIVCAVVSVATGSSWSTVATLGIALLGIGKILGIEEGMVAGAIISGAYFGDKMSPLSDTTNLAPAMAGTDLFTHIRYMAWTTIPSILLTLLIFLILGLNIESNATPTEIAAIQKAIAAKFNITGWLFLVPLAVVVLIVRKVPALPALLLGTILGGLAAVLFQPEIVREVAAAQDWAFYIGVMKAIYGDISLSTDHATVNELLSTGGMKGMLNTIWLILCAMIFGGVMEATGMLERISRAVIALAHSTGSMIAATVGTCVVFNLTASDQYLAVVVPGKMYAEAFRKKGLAPENLSRSLEDAGTVTSVLIPWNTCGATQAGVLKVEVLAFAPYCFFNIISPFMSILFGYANIKIKKL is encoded by the coding sequence ATGACAGATTTTGCCGATACTGCGCCCTCTTCGTCCGCTAACGCGCCTAAAACTGCTCCCCGTCCTTCGCTTGGCTTATCGCTTTTGCCGATTGTGGTCTTGATATTTTTTCTGACCCTAAATGTGATTGTCTTTGGCGATAATGCTACTTCGGGTGCAAACCAAATCGCCCTGCTGATAGCAGGGGCAGTGGCAGGCTTAGGCGCGTGGTATTTGCGTCTTTCTTGGTCGGATATAATGGAAGGCATTACCAATAGCGTCAATTCTGCCCTGCCTGCGGTCTTGATTTTGCTTTTTATCGGCTCACTGGCAGGCACGTGGATGCTTAGTGGCATTGTACCTGCCCTGATTTACTACGGCTTAGAGATTTTAAGCCCTAAGATTTTTTTAGTTGCCTCTGTAATCGTCTGTGCAGTAGTTTCTGTCGCCACGGGTAGCTCTTGGTCTACGGTCGCTACTTTGGGAATTGCCCTTTTGGGTATCGGCAAAATTTTGGGCATAGAAGAAGGCATGGTCGCGGGTGCGATTATTTCAGGTGCTTATTTTGGCGATAAGATGTCGCCACTTTCCGACACAACAAACCTCGCTCCTGCTATGGCAGGCACAGACCTTTTCACGCATATTCGCTACATGGCTTGGACTACGATTCCTTCTATTTTACTTACCTTATTGATTTTTCTTATTTTGGGTCTGAATATAGAAAGCAACGCTACCCCTACCGAAATTGCCGCTATCCAAAAGGCAATAGCAGCCAAATTTAATATCACAGGTTGGCTCTTTCTTGTGCCGCTTGCTGTCGTGGTCTTGATAGTGCGCAAAGTGCCTGCCCTGCCCGCGCTCCTTTTGGGTACGATATTGGGCGGCTTGGCGGCGGTGCTTTTTCAACCCGAAATTGTCCGCGAAGTGGCGGCTGCCCAAGATTGGGCTTTTTATATCGGCGTGATGAAGGCGATTTATGGCGACATTTCACTTTCTACCGACCATGCCACCGTCAATGAACTTTTGAGTACAGGCGGCATGAAGGGCATGCTCAACACAATTTGGCTGATTCTTTGCGCTATGATTTTTGGGGGCGTGATGGAAGCAACGGGCATGCTCGAACGCATCAGCCGCGCCGTTATTGCCTTAGCCCATAGCACAGGCTCGATGATTGCCGCCACCGTAGGGACTTGCGTCGTTTTCAATCTGACAGCTTCCGACCAATATTTAGCCGTCGTCGTGCCGGGCAAAATGTACGCAGAGGCGTTTCGCAAAAAAGGATTAGCCCCCGAAAATCTAAGTCGCAGTTTGGAAGATGCAGGAACGGTAACTTCGGTACTTATCCCTTGGAATACCTGTGGAGCAACGCAAGCAGGGGTGCTAAAAGTAGAAGTTTTGGCTTTTGCCCCTTATTGTTTCTTCAATATCATCAGCCCTTTTATGAGTATTTTGTTCGGATATGCCAATATCAAAATCAAAAAGCTCTAA
- a CDS encoding glycosyltransferase family 2 protein: MFIRPKITIVTVCYNAAPLLEKTIESVLSQRYPHIEYLIIDGNSTDNTKKIVEKYQKKIDLFISEPDKGIYDAMNKGIRLAKGEYINFMNAGDFFYDKDTLLNAIKKAPPQAAMIVGDVQVLNGTYSEIHQVEDLNTDWRGLKFCHQSLLLKTELAKKQLFSGKYVTSDFEQVYEIIQKHKKINPTTPFPIFYTQEVMAVFRNDGFNTKHKIRVRWESFRIVSRHDKRLQTKFAFAKLIIWTYCVEGLRKILPSTAFEKLFRLKQGFLPDKRKKII; this comes from the coding sequence ATGTTTATTCGCCCTAAAATTACCATTGTTACGGTCTGTTACAATGCGGCTCCACTTTTGGAAAAAACGATAGAAAGCGTCCTTTCACAGCGTTACCCTCATATAGAATATTTGATTATTGATGGAAATTCTACTGATAACACAAAAAAAATTGTAGAAAAATACCAAAAAAAAATTGACCTTTTTATTAGCGAACCTGATAAAGGTATTTATGATGCCATGAACAAGGGGATACGATTGGCAAAAGGTGAGTATATAAATTTTATGAACGCAGGTGATTTTTTTTACGATAAAGATACACTTTTAAATGCAATTAAGAAAGCTCCCCCACAGGCAGCGATGATAGTGGGCGACGTGCAGGTCTTGAATGGTACTTATAGCGAAATTCACCAAGTAGAGGATTTGAATACCGATTGGCGAGGACTTAAATTTTGCCATCAAAGTTTGCTTTTAAAAACAGAATTAGCTAAAAAGCAGCTTTTTTCAGGAAAATATGTAACTTCTGATTTCGAGCAAGTGTATGAAATTATACAAAAACACAAAAAAATAAACCCTACTACGCCTTTCCCCATTTTTTATACCCAAGAGGTGATGGCAGTTTTCCGAAACGACGGCTTCAATACCAAACATAAAATTCGGGTGCGTTGGGAAAGTTTCCGCATTGTAAGTCGCCACGACAAGCGGCTACAAACAAAATTTGCCTTTGCCAAGTTGATTATCTGGACATATTGTGTAGAAGGGCTACGCAAAATCTTACCCTCGACGGCTTTCGAAAAACTTTTCCGCCTCAAACAAGGCTTTCTTCCCGACAAGCGAAAAAAAATCATTTGA
- a CDS encoding YcxB family protein, translating into MTKPISLLVQMQFSEYLRLNFSILLRSRLVWTSVLLSFVLLGMLIEEILENQEFAWGWKETAGIGLLVFLFIVLPLLTYLRTKSYFAENKSLAEPTQYQFFQDKIQIDSKDLHVTLFWERVYKVREFSEWFMIYQNRHLAYLVPKKSFATAEDLTTLRNFMQKKKLL; encoded by the coding sequence ATGACAAAACCTATCTCGCTTTTGGTACAGATGCAGTTTTCAGAATACCTGCGTCTTAATTTTTCTATCCTCTTGCGCAGTCGTTTGGTCTGGACAAGTGTCTTGCTTTCCTTTGTCCTTTTGGGCATGCTCATAGAAGAAATCCTTGAAAATCAGGAGTTTGCTTGGGGTTGGAAAGAAACAGCGGGCATAGGTCTGTTGGTCTTTCTTTTTATTGTCTTGCCCCTGCTCACGTATTTGCGCACCAAAAGCTATTTTGCCGAAAACAAATCTTTGGCAGAGCCTACCCAATATCAATTTTTTCAGGATAAAATTCAGATAGATAGTAAAGATTTGCACGTAACCCTCTTTTGGGAGCGCGTCTATAAGGTGCGCGAATTTAGCGAATGGTTTATGATTTATCAGAATCGCCATTTAGCCTACCTTGTCCCGAAAAAATCCTTCGCTACTGCCGAAGATTTAACAACCCTTCGCAACTTTATGCAGAAAAAAAAGCTGCTCTAA
- a CDS encoding 3-hydroxyacyl-CoA dehydrogenase/enoyl-CoA hydratase family protein: MSNTATATAVEKKAAQRHIRKVAILGSGVMGSRIACHFANIGCEVVLLDIVPFDLKEADQNNAAARNALVNKFLTEAIKSKPAPLYHAGSAKLIKTGNLTDNLEWIADCDLILEAVIERLDIKQQLFERVEKYRRADAIVASNTSGIPMNMLIAGRSEAFQKHFCGMHFFNPPRYLRLLEIIPSAKTDPEIVKFLLHYGDLYLGKETVLCKDTPAFIANRVGVFAIMSTLHAVEKYGLTVGEVDKLTGTIIGRAKSATFRTLDVVGLDTTIKVAKGLADNLPNDEQKHKFALPAIVSELEKRGWFGDKTKQGYYKKVKSDSGKSDILELDLTTYEYKAAEKADIKLFGKLKDEDDLKKRFPILIKDESKYGEFFRTTFYEVFAYVSNRVPEIADHLYQIDKAVCAGFGWEIGAFEIWDTLGVAQTAAKIKEAGLTVAAWVEEMIAAGCDTFYRTENGKKQYYDINTKSYQNIAGTEDFIILDALRKTNKVWGNDGTTVHDLGDGILGLEFHTKMNAIGAEVIEGIHTAINLAEKDFRGLVIGNDAPNYSAGANLAMLYMYALEQEYDEVEMMIRQFQNAMMRIRYSAIPVVTAPAGLVLGGGCESILHADHVQAHAESYVGLVEVGVGLIPAGGGTKEMVLRTADSFVEGDPKINRLQQIFMNIATAKVATSAEEAREMGYLRKSDSVTYNRSRLLADAKQAAIELYEAGYTQPVQRTDIFVEGRSALATFTAGAVGMLYGHYATEHDIKIAKKLAYVICGGDLSGSAYVSEQYLLDLEREAFLSLTAEPKTLERIQSILFKGKPLRN; this comes from the coding sequence ATGAGCAATACAGCCACTGCTACGGCGGTAGAAAAGAAAGCCGCACAACGCCATATCCGCAAAGTTGCGATTTTGGGTTCAGGCGTGATGGGTTCGCGCATCGCCTGCCACTTCGCCAATATCGGTTGCGAGGTGGTTCTTTTGGATATTGTGCCTTTCGATTTGAAAGAAGCCGACCAAAACAACGCCGCCGCCCGCAATGCCTTAGTGAATAAGTTTCTGACCGAAGCCATCAAATCTAAACCTGCACCGCTCTATCACGCTGGCTCTGCCAAGCTCATCAAGACAGGCAATCTGACCGATAACTTAGAATGGATAGCCGATTGCGACCTTATCTTAGAGGCGGTCATCGAGCGATTGGACATCAAACAACAACTTTTTGAGCGTGTAGAAAAGTACCGTCGCGCGGACGCTATCGTGGCTTCGAATACTTCGGGTATTCCCATGAATATGCTCATTGCAGGCAGAAGCGAAGCCTTCCAAAAGCATTTCTGCGGCATGCACTTTTTCAATCCGCCCCGCTACCTGCGCCTTTTAGAGATTATCCCTTCGGCAAAGACTGACCCCGAAATTGTGAAGTTTTTGCTCCACTATGGCGATTTGTACTTAGGCAAAGAAACCGTTTTGTGTAAAGATACGCCTGCCTTTATTGCAAACCGCGTAGGGGTTTTTGCGATTATGTCGACGCTACATGCCGTAGAAAAATATGGCTTGACCGTAGGCGAAGTAGATAAACTCACAGGTACGATTATCGGACGCGCCAAATCTGCCACCTTCCGCACCTTAGACGTAGTAGGTTTGGATACGACCATTAAAGTAGCCAAAGGACTGGCTGATAATTTGCCCAACGACGAACAAAAACACAAGTTTGCCCTGCCTGCCATTGTATCCGAACTCGAAAAAAGAGGCTGGTTTGGCGATAAAACCAAACAAGGCTACTACAAAAAAGTAAAATCTGATAGTGGCAAAAGCGACATCTTAGAACTCGACCTGACTACTTACGAGTACAAAGCCGCCGAAAAAGCCGACATCAAACTTTTTGGCAAGCTCAAAGATGAAGATGATTTGAAAAAACGCTTTCCCATTCTTATCAAAGATGAAAGCAAATACGGCGAATTTTTCCGCACCACTTTTTATGAGGTCTTTGCCTATGTTTCGAATCGCGTTCCCGAAATTGCAGACCACCTTTATCAAATCGATAAAGCCGTTTGTGCAGGTTTCGGTTGGGAAATTGGTGCTTTCGAAATCTGGGACACTTTGGGCGTAGCACAGACAGCCGCCAAAATCAAGGAGGCAGGCTTAACAGTAGCCGCTTGGGTAGAAGAAATGATTGCAGCAGGTTGCGATACCTTCTATCGCACCGAAAACGGCAAAAAGCAGTATTACGACATCAATACCAAATCCTACCAAAACATTGCAGGAACGGAAGACTTCATCATCTTAGATGCACTTCGCAAAACCAACAAAGTGTGGGGCAACGACGGCACTACCGTTCACGACTTAGGCGATGGTATCTTGGGCTTGGAGTTTCATACCAAAATGAACGCCATCGGTGCAGAAGTCATCGAGGGTATTCATACGGCTATCAATCTGGCAGAAAAAGATTTTCGTGGCTTGGTTATCGGCAATGATGCACCCAACTATTCAGCAGGGGCAAATTTGGCGATGCTCTACATGTACGCTTTGGAGCAGGAATATGACGAAGTAGAGATGATGATTCGCCAATTCCAAAATGCGATGATGCGTATTCGCTACTCTGCCATTCCCGTCGTTACTGCGCCTGCGGGCTTGGTCTTGGGCGGCGGCTGCGAATCTATCCTACATGCCGACCATGTGCAGGCACATGCCGAAAGTTATGTAGGCTTGGTAGAAGTAGGCGTAGGTCTGATTCCTGCGGGCGGCGGTACGAAAGAAATGGTCTTGCGTACAGCGGATAGCTTTGTAGAAGGCGACCCTAAAATCAACCGTTTGCAGCAAATTTTTATGAACATCGCCACTGCCAAAGTCGCTACCTCTGCCGAAGAAGCACGCGAAATGGGCTATCTGCGCAAATCGGACAGTGTTACATACAATCGCTCACGCCTTTTAGCTGATGCCAAACAAGCCGCCATCGAGCTTTACGAAGCAGGCTACACGCAGCCCGTACAGCGCACCGATATTTTCGTAGAAGGACGCTCTGCCTTGGCTACCTTCACCGCAGGCGCAGTGGGTATGCTTTACGGACATTACGCCACCGAACACGACATCAAGATTGCCAAAAAGTTAGCCTACGTCATCTGTGGCGGCGACCTTTCGGGCAGTGCCTATGTTTCCGAACAATACCTACTCGACTTAGAGCGCGAAGCCTTCCTTTCGCTTACTGCCGAACCTAAGACTTTGGAGCGTATTCAAAGTATTCTATTCAAAGGCAAGCCTTTGAGAAACTAA
- a CDS encoding ABC transporter permease, with translation MNRFAFAYRQIRYRKLQVLLSLLLFALSASLIAIVLLLQKQADEQLTLQAKGINLVVGAKGSPLQIVLSTLYHLDNPTGNIKKSELAFIEKHPLVAKTIPLLLGDNYKGFRIVGTNQAYYDHYQLEIKEGAYPKNEMEAIVGAKVASKLNLKIGDTFASTHGIQAEIEEGHLHEDSFKVVGILKESTYTLDHLIFTKIESYWHLHQSHHNLLHDHPEDDKKIEQVTDNKEDSTTNSIASLKQPEGEYTALLVQYKGAAGFMLPRQIQENSALQAAVPAQELQRLLLLTGGASRGLQALAALILVVSALSLLIALLSALRLRTYEMAILRSWGANKFYLFSLICIESLFIALFGTAIGLLSAHGLLFLAPFLYPENKSFALAADMFLVEELYLFGLAAAIALLAAAYPAWKAAQTDLHTTLKKLP, from the coding sequence ATGAATAGATTCGCCTTTGCCTATCGTCAGATTCGTTATCGCAAGTTGCAAGTCTTGCTTAGTTTGTTGCTCTTTGCCCTTTCTGCGAGCCTTATTGCGATAGTTTTATTGCTACAAAAGCAAGCCGACGAACAACTCACCCTACAAGCCAAAGGCATCAATTTGGTAGTGGGGGCAAAGGGGTCGCCCCTGCAAATTGTGCTATCGACGCTCTACCACCTCGATAATCCGACAGGAAATATTAAAAAATCAGAACTTGCTTTTATAGAAAAACACCCTTTGGTAGCCAAAACGATTCCTTTACTTTTGGGCGATAACTATAAAGGTTTCAGAATTGTAGGGACAAATCAGGCATATTACGACCACTATCAACTTGAAATAAAAGAAGGCGCGTATCCAAAAAATGAAATGGAAGCTATTGTAGGTGCAAAGGTAGCTTCAAAACTAAACTTAAAAATAGGCGATACTTTCGCCAGCACGCATGGGATTCAAGCCGAAATAGAAGAAGGGCATCTGCATGAAGATAGTTTTAAAGTGGTAGGAATTTTAAAGGAAAGCACCTACACCTTAGACCACCTCATTTTTACGAAAATAGAAAGTTATTGGCATTTGCATCAATCTCATCACAACCTCCTACACGACCACCCAGAAGACGACAAAAAAATAGAACAAGTCACTGATAACAAAGAAGATAGCACTACAAATTCTATTGCCTCCCTCAAACAACCAGAGGGCGAATACACTGCCCTTTTGGTGCAATACAAAGGGGCGGCGGGCTTTATGTTGCCACGCCAAATTCAAGAAAATTCTGCCCTACAAGCTGCCGTACCTGCCCAAGAGTTGCAGCGGCTTTTGCTGCTTACGGGAGGCGCAAGTCGGGGTTTGCAGGCTTTGGCTGCCCTGATTTTGGTAGTTTCGGCTTTGAGTTTGCTGATTGCCCTGCTTTCGGCTTTGCGCCTTCGCACCTACGAAATGGCAATTTTGCGCTCTTGGGGTGCAAATAAATTCTATCTTTTCTCGCTTATTTGCATAGAAAGTTTGTTTATTGCTTTATTCGGAACGGCTATTGGCTTGCTTTCCGCACATGGCTTGCTCTTTTTAGCCCCTTTTTTATACCCTGAAAACAAAAGTTTTGCTTTGGCTGCCGATATGTTTTTGGTAGAAGAACTTTATCTTTTTGGCTTGGCGGCGGCGATTGCACTTTTGGCGGCGGCTTACCCTGCTTGGAAGGCAGCTCAAACTGATTTACATACTACTTTGAAAAAATTGCCCTAA
- a CDS encoding pirin family protein, producing the protein MQTLLHKAQTRGSANHGWLQANHTFSFASYRDPSRMHFGVLRVLNDDLIAGGGGFGTHPHDNMEIITIPLKGALAHKDSMGNASVIHAGDVQVMSAGTGVYHSEFNHYPDKECNLLQIWLFPNQRNVAPRYQQISFGEKLLHNQLNQILSPSEKDEGVWIYQNAYFHLGKFNVGTNFSYTLKDPANNGLYAFLIEGQMQVKAQDQTLDLHKRDGAGFWETTQTPLEFKALADSHILLMEVPMAL; encoded by the coding sequence ATGCAGACTCTACTTCACAAAGCACAGACGCGCGGCAGTGCCAATCATGGCTGGCTGCAAGCCAATCATACGTTTAGTTTTGCTTCTTATCGCGACCCTTCACGTATGCACTTTGGGGTCTTGCGTGTCCTCAATGACGACCTCATTGCAGGGGGGGGCGGCTTCGGTACGCACCCACACGACAACATGGAAATCATTACCATACCGCTCAAAGGGGCTTTGGCGCACAAGGATAGCATGGGCAATGCCTCCGTTATCCATGCAGGCGACGTGCAGGTGATGAGCGCGGGTACGGGAGTTTATCATAGCGAATTTAATCATTATCCCGATAAAGAATGTAACTTGTTGCAAATATGGCTCTTTCCCAATCAGCGCAATGTAGCACCGCGCTACCAGCAAATTTCTTTTGGTGAAAAACTTTTGCACAACCAACTCAATCAAATTCTCTCGCCGTCAGAAAAAGACGAAGGCGTGTGGATTTATCAAAATGCCTACTTTCATCTCGGAAAATTTAATGTAGGTACAAACTTTTCTTATACCCTCAAAGACCCTGCAAACAACGGTTTGTATGCCTTTTTGATAGAAGGGCAGATGCAGGTAAAGGCGCAAGACCAAACCCTTGACCTGCACAAGCGCGACGGCGCAGGCTTTTGGGAAACGACGCAAACCCCACTCGAATTTAAAGCCCTTGCCGATAGCCATATCTTGCTGATGGAAGTACCGATGGCACTCTAA
- a CDS encoding nucleotide pyrophosphohydrolase produces the protein MTLQEAQQIVDDWIQKVGVRYFNELTNTAILMEEVGEVARIMARQYGEQSFKESDKTVHLADEMADVLFVLICLANQTGVNLEEALRQNLAKKTLRDAQRHQNNEKLKS, from the coding sequence ATGACCTTACAAGAAGCCCAACAAATCGTCGACGACTGGATTCAGAAAGTAGGCGTGCGCTATTTCAACGAACTAACCAATACGGCAATCCTTATGGAAGAAGTGGGCGAGGTAGCACGCATCATGGCACGCCAATACGGAGAGCAGTCTTTCAAAGAAAGCGATAAAACGGTGCATCTGGCAGATGAAATGGCAGATGTCCTTTTTGTTTTGATTTGCTTGGCAAACCAAACGGGAGTCAATCTTGAAGAGGCACTTCGCCAAAATTTGGCGAAAAAGACCCTACGTGATGCCCAACGACATCAGAACAACGAAAAACTCAAATCTTAA
- a CDS encoding alkane 1-monooxygenase, translating into MGNFLKKIGFFLAFLLPLFSILGYYVGGAANWLTVFFVFVLIPLFDYLIGKDTQNVEKEQEKQFSEQKYYRFITFIWVYVQWAMLFWACYVIAFGTWQPLHLVGFTLGIACVMGGIGITVAHELGHKNTKIEQFYSQILLLSVSYMHFFIEHNKGHHVHVATPLDPASSRKDETVYAFWLRSVVGGYRSAWKIENDRLARAKLPFYRNQMLYYTILPLLLAASLYAIFSWISGENVWQVPLFFVVQSILSFSLLELVNYIEHYGMQRKALAEGRYERVTPLHSWNASDLFSNFFLFQLQRHSDHHAFAHRRYQVLRHFEESPQLPFGYPTMILIALVPPLWFALMNPKLEQWKRATFSVAS; encoded by the coding sequence ATGGGTAATTTTCTTAAAAAAATAGGATTTTTCTTGGCTTTCCTGCTGCCCCTTTTCTCTATTTTGGGCTACTACGTAGGCGGCGCAGCGAATTGGCTTACTGTCTTTTTTGTCTTTGTTCTGATTCCGCTTTTCGACTACCTCATCGGGAAAGATACTCAAAATGTGGAAAAAGAACAAGAAAAACAATTTTCCGAACAAAAATACTACCGTTTTATTACCTTTATCTGGGTCTATGTCCAGTGGGCAATGCTCTTTTGGGCATGCTATGTCATTGCCTTCGGCACTTGGCAGCCACTCCATTTAGTAGGTTTTACGCTGGGTATCGCCTGCGTAATGGGCGGAATTGGCATTACGGTTGCACACGAATTAGGTCATAAAAACACAAAAATAGAACAGTTTTATAGTCAGATTTTGCTTCTATCGGTATCTTATATGCACTTTTTTATAGAACACAACAAAGGGCATCACGTTCATGTCGCAACACCATTAGACCCTGCCAGCAGTAGAAAAGATGAAACAGTCTATGCCTTTTGGCTAAGAAGTGTAGTAGGTGGCTACCGAAGTGCTTGGAAGATAGAAAATGACCGCCTTGCTCGCGCCAAATTGCCTTTCTACCGCAACCAAATGCTCTATTATACCATCTTGCCTTTGCTTTTAGCGGCTTCTTTATATGCCATTTTTTCTTGGATAAGTGGAGAAAATGTGTGGCAAGTACCCCTATTTTTTGTCGTACAAAGTATTCTTTCTTTTTCTCTTTTGGAATTGGTAAATTATATCGAGCATTACGGCATGCAGCGCAAAGCCCTTGCCGAAGGGCGATATGAGCGCGTTACGCCGCTCCACTCTTGGAACGCAAGCGACCTTTTTAGCAACTTTTTCCTCTTCCAACTCCAACGCCATTCCGACCATCATGCCTTTGCGCACCGCCGTTATCAGGTCTTGCGCCATTTCGAAGAAAGCCCACAGCTTCCTTTTGGCTATCCGACCATGATACTCATTGCCCTTGTTCCTCCCCTTTGGTTTGCGCTCATGAACCCAAAATTGGAACAGTGGAAACGCGCGACCTTCTCCGTAGCAAGTTAA
- a CDS encoding toxin-antitoxin system YwqK family antitoxin → MLKTYLFLCSCFVFAALLSVQTLWAQKPKHQLFYTDGNLKAEGHLQEGKKQGYWFFYYPTGKVMAFENYEEGKLEGIAKYYDSQGILERKEFWQQGVRQDSAFLFYPDGKVKQKGKYQDDLYQGEWLHFFPDGNLQQRVQYQAGVLEGEYLRYQSPDKLLEKGNYRAGKENGYWIFYDENGNPFLEGNYQNGQKVGEWYIYKKGKKKVAKKKDLE, encoded by the coding sequence ATGCTAAAAACTTACCTCTTCCTTTGCTCTTGCTTTGTCTTTGCAGCCTTGCTTTCGGTACAAACCCTTTGGGCGCAAAAACCCAAGCACCAACTTTTCTACACCGACGGCAATCTCAAAGCCGAAGGGCATTTACAAGAAGGAAAAAAACAAGGTTACTGGTTTTTTTACTATCCCACAGGAAAGGTCATGGCGTTTGAAAACTATGAAGAAGGTAAATTAGAAGGAATAGCGAAATATTACGATTCGCAGGGAATTTTAGAAAGAAAAGAGTTTTGGCAGCAAGGTGTCCGTCAAGACTCTGCCTTTCTTTTCTATCCCGATGGAAAAGTAAAGCAAAAGGGAAAGTATCAAGACGACCTCTACCAAGGCGAATGGCTGCATTTTTTCCCCGACGGCAATTTGCAGCAGCGCGTACAGTACCAAGCAGGCGTGTTAGAGGGCGAGTATTTGCGCTACCAAAGTCCTGACAAACTTTTAGAAAAAGGCAACTATCGAGCAGGAAAAGAAAATGGCTATTGGATTTTTTATGATGAAAATGGAAATCCTTTTTTAGAAGGCAACTACCAAAATGGACAAAAAGTCGGTGAATGGTACATCTATAAAAAGGGCAAGAAAAAGGTAGCCAAAAAGAAAGATTTAGAATAA
- a CDS encoding LytR/AlgR family response regulator transcription factor produces the protein MNCLVVDDDEFHRNIVKHFVSKTDGLVLVGETDNAADAFNLIKSKEIDIVFLDVEMPEMTGLDLMKVLDDAPQIILVTSRDNYAVEAFEYSVTDYLVKPINYSRFLKAVNKAESNLKAANVTVENQDEVFVKADNKIVKLRFSEIHFIEALSDYVIINTAQKKYIIHSTMKGLEKKLPESTFIRVHRSYIVNFNRIESIEDLNVVMPTKTIPIGASYKNKFMQKLNLL, from the coding sequence ATGAATTGCCTTGTTGTAGATGATGACGAATTTCACCGCAATATCGTCAAGCACTTTGTCAGCAAAACCGACGGCTTGGTCTTAGTAGGCGAAACCGACAATGCCGCCGATGCCTTCAATCTCATCAAATCCAAAGAAATCGACATCGTCTTTTTAGATGTAGAAATGCCTGAAATGACAGGGTTAGATTTGATGAAGGTCTTAGATGATGCCCCCCAAATTATCCTCGTTACTTCGCGCGACAACTACGCCGTAGAAGCCTTTGAGTATAGCGTTACCGACTATTTGGTTAAGCCCATCAACTACTCGCGCTTTCTCAAAGCCGTCAATAAAGCCGAATCGAACCTCAAAGCCGCCAACGTAACGGTAGAAAACCAAGATGAAGTCTTTGTAAAGGCTGACAACAAAATTGTGAAGTTGCGTTTTAGCGAAATTCACTTTATTGAAGCCCTTTCCGACTATGTCATCATCAATACCGCCCAGAAAAAGTACATTATTCATTCTACGATGAAAGGGTTAGAAAAAAAGCTCCCCGAATCTACTTTTATCCGCGTGCATCGTTCTTATATCGTCAATTTCAACCGCATAGAGAGCATCGAAGACCTCAATGTGGTAATGCCCACCAAGACCATTCCCATAGGAGCTTCTTACAAAAATAAGTTTATGCAAAAACTTAATCTTTTGTAG